In a genomic window of Flavobacterium sp. KACC 22761:
- a CDS encoding ZIP family metal transporter, which produces MNYLLPLISVLLGYSVALFIKPENKTNLKLLLAFSGSFLLSLTVMHLLPEVYESHNRNIGIFIMIGILFQIVLEFFSKGAEHGHVHGHAKMSQIPWLLFISLCIHAFLEGFPVSHHHGLAVGIAIHHLPIAVILTTFFINADLNKKAIFAFMLTFAIMTPLGTIASEYLSILNDYYTEITAIVIGILFHISSTIIFESSEGHKFNVAKVSMIVLGILLAFFL; this is translated from the coding sequence ATGAACTATTTACTACCCTTAATTTCTGTACTTTTAGGATATAGTGTGGCTTTGTTTATTAAACCAGAAAACAAAACCAATTTAAAATTACTGCTGGCTTTCAGTGGTTCTTTTTTATTGTCATTGACCGTAATGCATCTTCTGCCAGAAGTTTACGAATCTCATAATCGTAATATTGGCATCTTTATAATGATCGGAATTTTATTCCAGATTGTGCTCGAGTTTTTCTCGAAAGGTGCCGAACACGGACACGTTCACGGGCATGCGAAGATGTCTCAAATTCCTTGGCTTTTATTCATCAGTTTGTGTATTCATGCTTTTTTAGAAGGTTTTCCTGTTAGTCATCATCACGGTTTGGCTGTTGGAATTGCGATTCATCATTTGCCAATCGCGGTAATTTTAACGACATTTTTCATCAATGCCGATTTAAATAAAAAAGCCATTTTTGCCTTCATGCTCACTTTTGCGATCATGACGCCTCTCGGAACAATCGCTTCAGAATATTTATCAATTTTAAATGACTATTATACCGAAATAACCGCAATCGTAATCGGAATTTTGTTCCATATTTCATCGACGATTATTTTCGAAAGCAGTGAAGGACATAAATTCAATGTTGCCAAAGTTTCAATGATCGTTCTCGGAATTTTATTGGCATTCTTTTTATAA
- a CDS encoding class I SAM-dependent methyltransferase, with protein MSEAPNSSTPNQDRNTENWFTSWFDTPYYHILYKDRNYREAQIFMDNLTHYLNLPEKAKVLDLACGKGRHSIYLNQLGFNVLGADLSENSIAEASKNSNENLHFKVHDMREPFEEKFDAIFNLFTSFGYFESDDDNLTTLKAIKESLSEYGFAVIDFMNVTQVIETLVPEEVKTVDGIDFHIKRYVEDGHIFKEIDFEDQGRKFHFTEKVKALTLKDFQDLMDEAGIYLLDIFGDYKLKKFHKTESERLIMIFK; from the coding sequence ATGTCTGAAGCACCGAACTCATCAACACCTAATCAAGATCGTAACACTGAAAACTGGTTTACATCATGGTTTGATACTCCCTATTATCATATTCTTTATAAGGATAGAAACTATAGAGAAGCTCAGATTTTCATGGACAACTTAACGCATTACCTGAACTTGCCAGAAAAAGCAAAAGTATTAGATTTGGCTTGCGGAAAAGGAAGACACTCTATTTATTTAAATCAGTTAGGGTTTAATGTTTTGGGCGCCGATTTATCTGAAAACAGTATTGCCGAAGCCAGCAAAAACAGCAACGAAAATCTTCATTTCAAAGTGCACGACATGCGTGAACCATTTGAAGAAAAATTTGATGCCATTTTTAATCTTTTTACAAGTTTTGGCTATTTCGAAAGCGACGATGACAATCTGACAACCCTAAAAGCCATTAAAGAAAGCTTGTCTGAATATGGTTTTGCGGTAATCGATTTTATGAATGTGACTCAAGTTATTGAAACTCTTGTTCCTGAAGAAGTCAAAACGGTTGACGGAATCGATTTTCACATTAAAAGATATGTTGAAGATGGTCATATTTTCAAAGAAATAGATTTTGAAGATCAAGGCCGAAAATTTCATTTTACCGAAAAAGTAAAAGCACTGACTTTAAAAGATTTTCAAGATTTAATGGACGAAGCTGGAATTTACCTTTTAGATATTTTTGGAGATTACAAACTCAAAAAATTCCACAAAACCGAAAGCGAAAGATTAATCATGATTTTTAAATAG